In Sphingomonas sp. M1-B02, the sequence ATATTTGTGGCTGTTCTCGGTGTGGATCGTCTCGCCCGCAGCAATCGTGAAGGCGCGGCCGTCGACGGTGAAGGCGACGTCGCGGACCGCTTCCAGATGCATTTCGATACGCGCGACATCGTCGTTCCAGATCGCGCGGTGGCGGAAGGCGTCGACGGGGACGTCGCCGTCGAGCTCGCGGTTGATCCGTTCGAGCAGGTTAAGGTTGAACGCGGCGGTGACGCCCTGGGCGTCGTCATAAGCGGGGATGAGGATGTCGGGCGACTTCACCCGGTCCATCCCGATCAGCAGCCGCGAACCCTCCCCCAGCCACTGGACCATCACCCGGAGCAGATCGACTGCGTCGTGCGCGTCCATGTTACCGATCGTCGAGCCGGGGAAGAAGCCGAGCTTGGGCAGGCTCGCCACGTCGGCGGGGAGCGGCACGGGGCGAAGGAAATCGGCCTCGACCGGATAGACGGGCAGGCCGGGGAAAGCCGCGCCCAGCTCGCGTGCCGACTGGCGGAGGAAATCGCCTGAAATGTCGATCGGGACATAGGCGGCCGGATGGATCGCCTTTAGCAGGATCGGCGTTTTCGTGGAGGAGCCCGAACCGAACTCGACCACCGCCGCGCCCTGGGCGGAAAGACCGGCCAGCTCAGGGCTGACGCTTTGGAGCAAGGCCGTTTCGGTGCGGGTGGGATAATATTCGGGGAGTTCGGTGATCGCTTCGAACAATTCCGAGCCGCGGCGATCGTAGAACCAGCGCGCGGGGATCGCGCGCGGTGTTGCCGCGAGGCCGGCGAGAACGTCGGCGCGAAAATGCGGGTCGGCGAGCGAGGCCTGGCCGTCTTCGGCTTCCTGCTTCAGCATATTGCACCTCCCTCGATTTCGTCATCCCGGCGCACGCCGGGATCCAGAGCCGCGAAGGACATCGCTTTGTACCCTGGATCCCGGCTTTCGACGGGATGACGAAGGAACAAGGGATGATGGGTAGGAAGCATCACAAATCCTTCGCCAGGCGCACGCCGGTGAACTGCCAGCGCTGGTGCGGATAGAAGAAGTTGCGGTAGCTCGCCCGGACATGCCCGCGGGGGGTAGCGCAGCTGCCGCCGCGCAGCACGAACTGGCCGCTCATGAACTTGCCATTA encodes:
- the egtD gene encoding L-histidine N(alpha)-methyltransferase, whose protein sequence is MLKQEAEDGQASLADPHFRADVLAGLAATPRAIPARWFYDRRGSELFEAITELPEYYPTRTETALLQSVSPELAGLSAQGAAVVEFGSGSSTKTPILLKAIHPAAYVPIDISGDFLRQSARELGAAFPGLPVYPVEADFLRPVPLPADVASLPKLGFFPGSTIGNMDAHDAVDLLRVMVQWLGEGSRLLIGMDRVKSPDILIPAYDDAQGVTAAFNLNLLERINRELDGDVPVDAFRHRAIWNDDVARIEMHLEAVRDVAFTVDGRAFTIAAGETIHTENSHKYGPNGARTLLRAGGWTPIAEWTDTNDWFALILCEARPRSAAP